The Streptomyces sp. NBC_00775 genome includes the window GGGGACGAGCTCTGAAGGTGACCTCGCGCTCGCCAAGAGACTTCTTGTGATCCACCGTGAACTTCCTTGTCTTCAGGTGTTTTCGGGCAGGGTCGACCTGCTCGGGGCAGGGGTGAGCTGCCTTTCGGGCAGGGGTGAGCCAGGGAGTGGGACGGGGTCTTCGGACGCGCCCCGGTCGTGGGGGCGCGGTGGGTGCGCCGGCTCTCAGGCGCGGTCGATGAGTTCGATCAGGTTGCCGAACGGGTCGGACACGAACGCCATTCGGGCGCCGGGGCGCGGTGCCGGGCGCGGGCTCATTCGTACGCCCGCGCCGGCCGTGACGAGTCGGTCGAACGTGGCGTCGACCTCGTACGGTGTGCCGACGCACAGGCAGAGGTGACCTAGGCCGAGCGTGCCCGCCGCCTCCAGCGGGCTGTCGGCGGCGAGTCCCGGCCGGGCCTCAGGGCGGTGGAGCAACTCGATGCGCCAGCCGCTGTCATGACGGAGCATCACTCCGCTCAGATCCGTGCCGGGGACGGAGAACGTGTGCTCCTCGACGAGGTCCAGGGCCTCGCGGTACCAGGTGGTCGCGGCCTGCAACTCCGGTACGGATAAGCCCACATGATCGAATCGCATGGTCAGGCCACCCCCGTACGGTCGGCCCCGACGGTCTTGTCCGGGGACTGGGCCGGGTCCCGGTCTGTATCCGTGTCCGTGTCCGTGTCCGTGCCCGTGCCCGGGGCGCGCTCCCCGCGGATCAGGGACAGCACCCGCGTACGCAGTTCGGCGAAGCGCGGGTCGGCCCGTGTCGACAGCTGATCGCGATCGGTCCCCAGGGGAATGGCCAGCGTCTCCAGGACGGCGGTCGGCTTGCCGCCGAGGACGATCACCCGGTCGCCCAGGTAGACGGCCTCGTCGATGTCGTGCGTGACCACGACGACGGTGATGCCGAGCCGTCTGCGCAGTTCCAGCGTCAAGTCCTCCAGGTCGAACCGGGATTGGGCGTCGACCGAGCCGAAGGGTTCGTCCATGAGGAGCACCGGCGCGTCGTACGCGAGTCCGCGGGCGATGGCCACGCGCTGCTGCATGCCTCCGGAGAGCTGCCACGGGTACTTGTCGCCGACGTCCGGCAGCCCGACCGCGGCGAGGCAGTCGAG containing:
- a CDS encoding VOC family protein translates to MRFDHVGLSVPELQAATTWYREALDLVEEHTFSVPGTDLSGVMLRHDSGWRIELLHRPEARPGLAADSPLEAAGTLGLGHLCLCVGTPYEVDATFDRLVTAGAGVRMSPRPAPRPGARMAFVSDPFGNLIELIDRA
- a CDS encoding ABC transporter ATP-binding protein — its product is MTRGSSLHVEELRMAFGHGPQEHLVLDGLSLRVDPGEAVCIVGPSGAGKTTLLRCLAGLTRPTSGAVRYGDQSLTEPHADIAVVSQDYRGSLLPWLRVWDNVAFPLQGRGVRRAERKRRALDCLAAVGLPDVGDKYPWQLSGGMQQRVAIARGLAYDAPVLLMDEPFGSVDAQSRFDLEDLTLELRRRLGITVVVVTHDIDEAVYLGDRVIVLGGKPTAVLETLAIPLGTDRDQLSTRADPRFAELRTRVLSLIRGERAPGTGTDTDTDTDTDRDPAQSPDKTVGADRTGVA